In Lepus europaeus isolate LE1 chromosome 22, mLepTim1.pri, whole genome shotgun sequence, the following are encoded in one genomic region:
- the LOC133751496 gene encoding alpha-1-antiproteinase F-like, protein MPPSVSRALLLLAVLGCLLPGFLANEAQETAVSSHEQDPPACHRIAPSLAEFALSLYREVARESNTTNIFFSPVSIALAFAMLSLGAKGDTHTQVLEGLKFNLTETAEAQIHDGFRHLLLTVNRPDSELQLAAGNALVVHENLKLQHKFLEDAKNLYHSEAFLVNFSDPEHAKTKINSYVEKGTRGKILELVKELDPRTLLALVNYVFFKGKWEKPFEPENTKEEGFHVDTTSTVRVPMMSRLGRYNVFHCSTLASTVLLMDYKGNATALFLLPDQGKLQHLEDTLTTELIAKFLAKSNPSTVTVHFPKLSISGTYDLKPLLGKLGITQVFSDNADLSGITEQAALKVSKALHKAVLTIDERGTEAAGTTVLEIIPMSMPETVTFNRPFLFVIYSHEVKSPLFVGKVVDPTQH, encoded by the exons ATGCCGCCCTCAGTCTCTCGGGCGCTCCTCCTGCTGGCCGTCCTGGGCTGCCTGCTGCCCGGCTTCCTGGCCAACGAGGCCCAGGAGACAGCCGTTTCCAGCCATGAGCAGGACCCCCCAGCCTGCCACAGGATCGCCCCGAGCCTGGCCGAGTTCGCCCTCAGCCTGTACCGCGAGGTGGCCCGCGAGTCCAACACCACCAATATCTTCTTCTCCCCGGTGAGCATCGCCCTGGCCTTTGCCATGCTCTCCTTGGGGGCCAAGGGGGACACCCACACCCAGGTCCTGGAGGGCCTGAAGTTCAACCTCACGGAGACGGCCGAGGCGCAGATCCACGACGGCTTCCGGCACCTCCTGCTCACCGTCAACAGGCCCGACAGCGAGCTGCAGCTGGCCGCCGGCAACGCCCTGGTCGTCCATGAGAACCTGAAGCTGCAGCACAAGTTTCTGGAAGACGCCAAGAACCTGTACCACTCCGAAGCCTTCCTCGTCAACTTCAGTGACCCCGAGCACGCCAAGACCAAGATCAACAGCTACGTGGAGAAGGGGACCCGAGGGAAGATCCTGGAGCTGGTGAAGGAGCTGGACCCCCGCACACTCCTTGCTCTGGTGAATTACGTTTTCTTCAAAG ggAAGTGGGAGAAGCCCTTCGAGCCCGAGAACACCAAGGAAGAGGGCTTCCACGTGGACACCACGAGCACAGTGCGGGTGCCCATGATGTCGCGCCTCGGCCGCTATAACGTGTTCcactgcagcacgctggccagcACGGTGCTGCTCATGGACTACAAGGGCAACGCCACGGCCCTCTTCCTCCTGCCGGACCAAGGCAAGCTGCAGCACCTGGAGGACACGCTCACCACCGAGCTCATCGCCAAGTTCCTGGCAAAAAGCAACCCCAG CACTGTCACGGTCCATTTTCCCAAACTCTCCATTTCTGGAACCTACGATCTGAAACCCCTCCTGGGCAAACTGGGCATCACCCAGGTCTTCAGCGACAACGCAGACCTCTCGGGGATCACGGAACAGGCGGCTCTAAAGGTCTCCAAG GCCCTGCACAAGGCGGTACTGACCATCGACGAGAGAGGGACCGAAGCTGCTGGGACGACTGTCCTGGAGATCATACCCATGTCTATGCCCGAGACCGTCACTTTCAACAGGCCCTTCCTCTTTGTCATCTACAGTCACGAGGTCAAGAGTCCCCTCTTCGTGGGAAAAGTGGTGGATCCCACCCAACACTAa